One window of Elaeis guineensis isolate ETL-2024a chromosome 11, EG11, whole genome shotgun sequence genomic DNA carries:
- the LOC105053963 gene encoding putative kinase-like protein TMKL1, producing MEKLRKIRIILGITSPFLVLLLLYAMCCCFRRRFRWSRERESLEDGGCGYGEEEGEKEAEEELTRFAGGEHLTVHDILEAPGEVVGKSSYATLYRASLERSGSVVLLRFVRPACVGRTQDVLLAVQKLGPVRHPNLVPMTALYAGPRGEMLFVHPFYAAGTLSQFLRDGVAESHRWGVIYKLSLGIVKGLDHLHTGLQRPVVHGNLKSNNILLDHDLQPHLSDFGLHLLLNPTAGQKMLEASAAQGYKAPELVKMKDASTESDVYSLGVVLLEMLTQKEIMNNKFLRSQDLHPPTSLRNLVLEHKVSDMFSSELINRSKKQNSSNEDSLLMFFQLAMACCSPTPALRPDIKYIVRRLEEIGQ from the exons GTTCTGCTACTCCTCTACGCAATGTGCTGCTGCTTTCGGAGGAGATTCCGTTGGAGCAGGGAGAGGGAGTCGTTGGAGGACGGGGGATGTGGGTACGGCGAGGAGGAGGGTGAAAAGGAAGCGGAGGAGGAGCTGACCAGGTTCGCCGGAGGGGAGCATCTGACCGTCCACGACATCCTGGAAGCGCCGGGGGAGGTGGTGGGGAAGTCCAGCTACGCGACGCTCTACAGAGCCAGCCTCGAGCGGAGCGGCTCGGTGGTGCTGCTCCGGTTCGTCCGCCCGGCCTGCGTCGGCCGGACCCAGGACGTCCTCCTCGCGGTCCAGAAACTGGGCCCCGTCCGCCACCCAAATCTGGTACCCATGACAGCGCTCTATGCGGGGCCAAGAGGGGAGATGCTTTTCGTCCACCCCTTCTACGCCGCCGGGACTCTGTCGCAGTTCCTTCGGG ATGGAGTTGCTGAATCCCACAGATGGGGAGTCATTTATAAGCTTTCTCTGGGTATTGTCAAGGGACTTGATCACCTTCACACAGGCCTGCAGAGGCCTGTTGTCCATGGCAACCTCAAGTCGAACAACATTTTGCTGGACCATGATTTGCAGCCTCACCTCTCAGATTTTGGCCTGCACCTCCTCTTGAATCCAACAGCAGGACAAAAAATGCTCGAAGCCTCTGCAGCTCAGGGCTACAAAGCCCCAGAACTGGTTAAGATGAAGGACGCCAGCACCGAGAGCGATGTGTACAGCTTGGGGGTCGTCTTACTCGAGATGCTTACTCAGAAGGAAATTATGAACAACAAATTCTTGCGTTCTCAAGATCTTCATCCGCCCACCTCGTTGAGAAACTTGGTTCTTGAGCACAAAGTTTCTGACATGTTCAGCTCCGAGCTCATCAATCGAAGTAAGAAGCAAAATTCCAGTAATGAGGACAGTTTGTTGATGTTCTTTCAACTGGCGATGGCTTGTTGCTCTCCCACACCTGCCCTGAGACCGGATATCAAGTACATTGTCAGAAGGCTCGAAGAAATTGGACAGTGA